From Streptomyces sp. NBC_00370, a single genomic window includes:
- a CDS encoding LuxR C-terminal-related transcriptional regulator, with protein sequence MSSEDVQAESTGDGRRVRVVLVDDHRMFRTGVQAEIGRTEETGVEVVGEAADVDQAVTVITATRPEVVLLDVHLPGGGGVEVLRRCAPFMAASEHQVRFLALSVSDAAEDVIGVIRGGARGYVTKTITGTDLVDSIFRVQDGDAVFSPRLAGFVLDAFASTDAPPVDEDLDRLTQREREVLRLIARGYAYKEIAKQLFISVKTVESHVSAVLRKLQLSNRHELTRWATARRLV encoded by the coding sequence ATGAGCAGCGAGGACGTACAGGCCGAGAGCACGGGGGACGGCCGCAGGGTACGGGTCGTGCTCGTCGACGACCACCGGATGTTCCGCACGGGCGTCCAGGCCGAGATCGGCCGTACGGAGGAGACGGGCGTCGAGGTCGTCGGCGAGGCGGCCGACGTGGACCAGGCGGTCACCGTCATCACGGCGACCCGCCCCGAGGTGGTCCTGCTCGACGTCCACCTCCCGGGCGGCGGCGGCGTCGAGGTCCTGCGCCGCTGCGCCCCCTTCATGGCGGCGTCCGAGCACCAGGTCCGCTTCCTGGCCCTGTCGGTCTCGGACGCGGCCGAGGACGTCATCGGCGTGATCAGGGGCGGCGCCCGCGGCTACGTCACCAAGACGATCACCGGCACCGACCTGGTCGACTCGATCTTCCGCGTCCAGGACGGCGACGCGGTCTTCTCCCCCCGCCTGGCCGGCTTCGTCCTGGACGCCTTCGCCTCGACGGACGCACCCCCGGTGGACGAGGACCTGGACCGCCTGACCCAACGCGAACGCGAGGTCCTGCGCCTGATCGCGCGCGGCTACGCGTACAAGGAGATCGCGAAGCAGCTCTTCATCTCGGTGAAGACGGTCGAGTCGCACGTCTCGGCGGTCCTGCGCAAACTCCAGCTCTCCAACCGCCACGAACTGACCCGCTGGGCAACAGCCCGCCGCCTGGTCTGA
- a CDS encoding ATP-dependent DNA helicase — translation MSSLFDDSFLADLQPSGDEPPPPPEDTAPEQVPDDLFEGAFHVPAARDAYHRDGAPRTVVDPAALLDGLNEEQRAAVVHTGSPLLIVAGAGSGKTRVLTHRIAHLLGTRSVHPGEILAITFTNKAAGEMKERVEQLVGPRAAAMWVMTFHSACVRILRRESKRLGFTSSFSIYDAADSKRLMALVCRDLDLDPKRHPPKSFSAKVSNLKNELIDEETFAGQATDGFEKTLAEAYRMYQSRLREANALDFDDIIMTAVHLLQAFPDVAEHYRRRFRHVLVDEYQDTNHAQYTLVRELVGPSGEGHDPGELCVVGDADQSIYAFRGATIRNILQFEEDYPDATTILLEQNYRSTQTILSAANAVIERNESRRPKNLWTNAGAGAQITGYVADTEHDEAQFVAEEIDRLTDAGDVKAGDVAIFYRTNAQSRVFEEIFIRVGLPYKVVGGVRFYERKEVRDVLAYLRVLANPEDSVPLRRILNVPKRGIGDRAEAMIDGLAQREKITFPQALRRVDEAYGMAARSANAVKRFNTLMEELRTVVESGAGPATVLEAVLERTGYLAELQASTDPQDETRIENLQELAAVALEFEQARQQAAGDDGAAAGPDTPAADPAAPAADPAAPVADPAAPAPVPATPGTLAEFLEQVALVADSDQIPDEDEDGSGVITLMTLHTAKGLEFPVVFLTGMEDGVFPHMRALGQVKELEEERRLAYVGITRARERLYLTRSAMRSAWGQPAYNPPSRFLEEIPGAHLDWKRTGAQIPAGPTSGITSSLSSTSARSRSGGGPSGFATRRATDKPVIQLAVGDRVTHDQFGLGTVVTVTGQGADAQATIDFGDTKPKRLLLRYAPVQKL, via the coding sequence ATGAGCAGCCTCTTTGACGACAGCTTCCTGGCGGACCTCCAGCCCTCCGGCGACGAGCCTCCGCCGCCGCCCGAGGACACCGCGCCCGAGCAGGTGCCCGACGACCTATTCGAGGGGGCGTTCCACGTGCCCGCGGCCAGGGATGCGTACCACCGCGACGGCGCTCCGCGCACCGTCGTGGATCCCGCCGCGCTGCTCGACGGGCTCAACGAGGAGCAGCGCGCCGCCGTCGTGCACACCGGATCGCCGCTGCTCATCGTCGCGGGGGCCGGGTCCGGCAAGACCCGGGTGCTGACCCACCGGATCGCCCATCTGCTGGGTACCCGCAGTGTGCACCCCGGCGAGATACTGGCCATCACCTTCACCAACAAGGCCGCCGGCGAGATGAAGGAGCGGGTCGAACAGCTCGTCGGACCGCGCGCCGCCGCCATGTGGGTGATGACGTTCCACAGCGCCTGCGTACGGATCCTGCGGCGCGAGTCGAAGAGGCTCGGCTTCACGTCCTCGTTCTCGATCTACGACGCGGCGGACTCCAAGCGGCTGATGGCCCTGGTCTGCCGCGATCTGGACCTGGACCCCAAGCGGCACCCGCCGAAGTCGTTCAGCGCCAAGGTCTCGAACCTGAAGAACGAGCTGATCGACGAGGAGACGTTCGCAGGACAGGCCACGGACGGCTTCGAGAAGACGCTCGCCGAGGCGTACCGGATGTACCAGTCCCGGCTGCGCGAGGCCAACGCCCTCGACTTCGACGACATCATCATGACCGCCGTCCATCTCCTCCAGGCGTTCCCGGACGTCGCCGAGCACTACCGGCGCCGCTTCCGGCACGTCCTCGTCGACGAGTACCAGGACACCAACCACGCCCAGTACACCCTCGTCAGGGAGCTGGTCGGCCCGTCGGGCGAGGGGCACGACCCGGGGGAGCTGTGCGTCGTCGGTGACGCGGACCAGTCGATCTACGCGTTCCGGGGCGCCACGATCCGTAACATCCTCCAGTTCGAGGAGGACTACCCCGACGCGACGACGATCCTGCTGGAGCAGAACTACCGCTCCACCCAGACCATCCTCAGCGCGGCCAACGCCGTCATCGAGCGCAACGAGAGCCGCCGCCCGAAGAACCTGTGGACCAACGCGGGCGCCGGCGCCCAGATCACCGGCTATGTCGCCGACACCGAGCACGACGAGGCGCAGTTCGTCGCCGAGGAGATCGACCGGCTGACCGACGCGGGCGACGTCAAGGCGGGCGATGTCGCGATCTTCTACCGGACGAACGCGCAGTCGCGTGTCTTCGAGGAGATCTTCATCAGGGTCGGCCTGCCCTACAAGGTCGTCGGCGGTGTGCGGTTCTACGAGCGCAAGGAGGTCCGCGACGTGCTGGCCTATCTGCGCGTCCTGGCCAACCCGGAGGACAGCGTCCCGCTGCGCCGCATCCTGAACGTGCCCAAGCGCGGCATCGGCGACCGCGCCGAGGCGATGATCGACGGGCTCGCGCAGCGCGAGAAGATCACCTTCCCGCAGGCGCTGCGCCGGGTGGACGAGGCGTACGGGATGGCGGCGCGCTCGGCCAACGCCGTCAAGCGGTTCAACACGCTGATGGAGGAGCTGCGCACGGTCGTCGAGTCGGGCGCGGGGCCCGCGACGGTCCTGGAGGCCGTGCTCGAACGGACCGGCTATCTCGCCGAGTTGCAGGCGTCGACCGACCCGCAGGACGAGACCCGGATCGAGAACTTGCAGGAACTGGCCGCCGTGGCGCTGGAGTTCGAGCAGGCCAGACAGCAGGCGGCGGGTGACGACGGAGCGGCGGCCGGCCCGGACACTCCGGCGGCGGACCCGGCTGCTCCCGCGGCGGACCCGGCTGCTCCCGTTGCGGACCCGGCCGCTCCGGCCCCGGTTCCCGCCACCCCCGGCACGCTCGCCGAGTTCCTCGAACAGGTCGCGCTCGTCGCCGACTCGGACCAGATCCCCGACGAGGACGAGGACGGCTCAGGGGTCATCACGCTGATGACGCTGCACACCGCCAAGGGCCTCGAATTCCCCGTCGTGTTCCTGACCGGCATGGAGGACGGCGTCTTCCCGCACATGCGCGCCCTCGGCCAGGTGAAGGAGCTGGAGGAGGAGCGCCGTCTCGCGTACGTCGGCATCACCCGCGCCCGCGAGCGGCTGTATCTGACCCGCTCGGCGATGCGCAGTGCCTGGGGGCAGCCGGCGTACAACCCGCCGTCGCGGTTCCTTGAGGAGATTCCGGGCGCGCATCTGGACTGGAAGCGCACCGGCGCGCAGATCCCGGCGGGCCCCACCTCGGGGATCACGTCGTCGCTGTCGTCCACCTCGGCGCGGTCCCGCTCGGGCGGCGGCCCGTCCGGCTTCGCGACTCGGCGCGCGACCGACAAGCCGGTGATCCAGCTGGCGGTGGGCGACCGGGTGACACACGACCAGTTCGGTCTCGGTACGGTCGTGACGGTCACGGGTCAGGGCGCGGACGCGCAGGCGACGATCGACTTCGGGGACACGAAGCCGAAGCGGCTGCTGCTGCGGTACGCACCGGTCCAGAAGCTGTGA
- the guaA gene encoding glutamine-hydrolyzing GMP synthase — MPAAPPAAPEIATPDAVLVVDFGAQYAQLIARRVREARVYSEIVPSTMPVAEMLAKNPRAIILSGGPSSVYAEGAPRLDPAIFEAGVPVFGMCYGFQLMATALGGTVDNSGAREYGRTGLHVSKTGSTLFEGTPAEQPVWMSHGDACSAAPAGFTVTASTDVVPVAAFENDEKKLYGVQHHPEVLHSTYGQQVLEHFLYRGAGIEPTWTTANVVDEQVALIREQVGTKRAICGLSGGVDSAVAAALVQKAIGAQLTCVYVDHGLMRKGETEQVEKDFVAATGVQLKVVDAEERFLTALKGVSDPEQKRKIIGREFIRVFEQAQAEIVAEAGAEGEDVAFLVQGTLYPDVVESGGGTGTANIKSHHNVGGLPDDIEFQLIEPLRQLFKDEVRMVGQQLGLPEEIVQRQPFPGPGLGIRIVGDVTRERLDLLREADAIAREELTAAGLDRDIWQCPVVLLADVRSVGVQGDGRTYGHPIVLRPVSSEDAMTADWSRLPYEVLAKISTRITNEVAEVNRVVLDVTSKPPGTIEWE; from the coding sequence GTGCCAGCAGCGCCCCCCGCCGCCCCCGAGATCGCCACTCCCGACGCCGTCCTGGTCGTCGATTTCGGCGCGCAGTACGCCCAGCTCATCGCCCGTCGGGTGCGTGAGGCCCGGGTCTACAGCGAGATCGTCCCGTCCACGATGCCGGTGGCCGAGATGCTGGCCAAGAACCCCCGGGCGATCATCCTCTCCGGCGGCCCCTCCTCCGTGTACGCGGAGGGCGCCCCGCGCCTGGACCCCGCGATCTTCGAGGCGGGCGTGCCGGTCTTCGGCATGTGCTACGGCTTCCAGCTGATGGCGACGGCCCTCGGCGGGACCGTCGACAACTCGGGTGCGCGCGAGTACGGCCGCACCGGACTGCATGTCTCCAAGACCGGCTCCACCCTCTTCGAGGGCACCCCGGCGGAGCAGCCCGTCTGGATGTCGCACGGCGACGCCTGCTCGGCGGCCCCGGCCGGTTTCACCGTGACCGCGTCCACCGACGTCGTCCCGGTCGCCGCCTTCGAGAACGACGAGAAGAAGCTGTACGGCGTCCAGCACCACCCCGAGGTGCTGCACTCGACCTACGGCCAGCAGGTCCTTGAGCACTTCCTCTACCGGGGCGCCGGCATCGAGCCGACCTGGACCACGGCCAACGTCGTGGACGAGCAGGTCGCGCTGATCCGCGAGCAGGTCGGCACCAAGCGCGCCATCTGCGGGCTGTCCGGCGGCGTCGACTCGGCGGTGGCGGCCGCGCTCGTACAGAAGGCCATCGGTGCCCAGCTGACCTGCGTGTACGTCGACCACGGCCTGATGCGCAAGGGCGAGACCGAGCAGGTCGAGAAGGACTTCGTCGCCGCCACGGGCGTGCAGCTCAAGGTCGTCGACGCGGAGGAGCGCTTCCTCACCGCGCTCAAGGGGGTCTCCGACCCCGAGCAGAAGCGCAAGATCATCGGCCGTGAGTTCATCCGCGTCTTCGAGCAGGCCCAGGCCGAGATCGTCGCCGAGGCGGGCGCCGAGGGCGAGGACGTCGCGTTCCTCGTCCAGGGCACCCTCTACCCCGACGTGGTCGAGTCCGGCGGCGGCACCGGCACCGCCAACATCAAGTCGCACCACAACGTCGGCGGCCTGCCCGACGACATCGAGTTCCAGCTGATCGAACCGCTGCGCCAGCTGTTCAAGGACGAGGTCAGGATGGTCGGCCAGCAGCTCGGCCTGCCGGAGGAGATCGTCCAGCGCCAGCCGTTCCCGGGTCCCGGCCTCGGCATCCGCATCGTCGGGGACGTCACCCGCGAACGCCTCGACCTGCTGCGCGAGGCGGACGCCATCGCCCGCGAGGAGCTGACGGCGGCCGGCCTGGACCGTGACATCTGGCAGTGCCCCGTGGTCCTCCTCGCCGACGTCCGCTCGGTCGGCGTCCAGGGTGACGGCCGCACCTACGGCCACCCGATCGTGCTCCGCCCGGTCTCCTCGGAAGACGCGATGACCGCCGACTGGTCCCGCCTGCCGTACGAGGTACTGGCGAAGATCTCGACCCGGATCACGAACGAGGTGGCCGAGGTCAACCGCGTGGTCCTGGACGTGACGAGCAAGCCGCCGGGCACGATCGAGTGGGAGTGA
- a CDS encoding PspC domain-containing protein, which yields MPAATSAAGATSARGSARGSARPSAPEEPPQRKLYRSADGRLLGGVARGLAGHLGLPVVWVRLVFLGLFFAQGLGALLYAVFWIVVPLGVGGTAAQPRSVFETGPDGKRRLRKPDKGQVFALIALVIGAGIFIGNVNLGRGHAGRYIWPVLLIAVGVVLVWRQADNARRARWGEIGRRRRVLQLARGLAGVALVGLGLTVFVVVRGSAAQFGNVLTAAIAILAGVGLLVGPWLVRMTQDLSEERLMRIRAQERAEVAAHVHDSVLHTLTLIQRNADDGGEVRRLARAQERELRAWLYKPEGTGKDEEDEPTTLADAVKKTAAEVEDYHGVPIEVVVVGDCPLDDKLAAQLQAAREAMVNAAKYGGEGGAVQVYAEVEGRTVFISVRDRGPGFDLDAVPDDRMGVRESIIGRMQRNGGTARLRAVPDGGTEVELEMERADE from the coding sequence ATGCCAGCCGCCACGTCCGCCGCCGGAGCGACCTCTGCCCGTGGTTCCGCCCGTGGCTCCGCGCGCCCCTCGGCGCCCGAGGAGCCGCCGCAGCGCAAGCTCTACCGCAGCGCCGACGGCCGGCTGCTCGGCGGCGTCGCCCGCGGACTCGCCGGCCATCTCGGACTGCCGGTCGTCTGGGTCCGGCTGGTCTTCCTCGGCCTCTTCTTCGCCCAGGGCTTGGGCGCGCTGCTCTACGCGGTGTTCTGGATCGTCGTCCCGCTGGGCGTCGGCGGCACGGCGGCGCAGCCGCGCTCGGTCTTCGAGACGGGCCCCGACGGCAAACGCCGGCTGCGCAAGCCCGACAAGGGGCAGGTCTTCGCCCTGATCGCGCTCGTCATCGGCGCCGGCATCTTCATCGGCAACGTCAATCTCGGCCGTGGCCACGCGGGCCGGTACATCTGGCCGGTGCTGCTCATCGCGGTGGGCGTGGTCCTGGTCTGGCGGCAGGCCGACAACGCGCGGCGGGCCCGCTGGGGCGAGATCGGCCGCCGCCGCCGGGTGCTGCAACTGGCGCGCGGTCTCGCGGGGGTGGCCCTCGTCGGGCTCGGGCTGACCGTCTTCGTGGTGGTACGCGGCTCGGCGGCGCAGTTCGGCAACGTCCTGACGGCGGCCATCGCCATCCTCGCCGGGGTGGGGCTGCTGGTCGGGCCCTGGCTGGTCCGGATGACCCAGGACCTGTCGGAGGAGCGGCTGATGCGTATCCGCGCGCAGGAGCGCGCCGAAGTCGCCGCGCACGTCCACGACTCGGTGCTGCACACCCTCACCCTGATCCAGCGCAACGCGGACGACGGGGGCGAGGTCCGCAGGCTCGCCCGCGCCCAGGAGCGTGAGCTGCGCGCCTGGTTGTACAAACCGGAGGGCACGGGCAAGGACGAGGAGGACGAACCGACCACGCTCGCCGACGCGGTGAAGAAGACGGCGGCCGAGGTCGAGGACTACCACGGCGTACCGATCGAGGTCGTCGTCGTCGGCGACTGCCCGCTCGACGACAAGCTGGCGGCGCAGCTCCAGGCCGCGCGCGAGGCGATGGTCAACGCGGCCAAGTACGGTGGCGAGGGGGGCGCGGTGCAGGTGTACGCGGAGGTCGAGGGCCGGACGGTCTTCATCTCCGTACGGGACCGCGGACCCGGGTTCGACCTGGACGCCGTACCCGACGACCGGATGGGAGTCCGCGAGTCGATCATCGGCCGGATGCAGCGCAACGGCGGTACGGCCAGGCTGCGCGCGGTGCCGGACGGCGGCACCGAGGTCGAGCTGGAGATGGAACGGGCAGACGAATGA
- a CDS encoding DoxX family protein — MTQDYRTDNYGTIGGDRQAQGWRENSVRYALLPLRLFLGITFIYAGIDKLTTSGFFQASGAGSVGEMMNGVRDSAAVPALVDLALKSPAGFGYAIAFGELAVGLGTLFGVLGRLAAFGGALISLSLWLTVSWQSTPYYYGNDLAYLMAWLPLVLAGAPMFSLDALWASRRRRMR; from the coding sequence ATGACTCAGGACTACCGGACGGACAACTACGGGACGATAGGCGGTGACCGGCAGGCGCAGGGGTGGCGGGAGAACTCCGTACGCTACGCGCTGCTGCCGCTCCGGCTGTTCCTCGGCATCACGTTCATCTACGCGGGCATCGACAAGCTGACCACCAGCGGCTTCTTCCAGGCGAGCGGCGCGGGCTCGGTCGGCGAGATGATGAACGGCGTGCGCGACAGCGCCGCCGTCCCCGCCCTGGTCGACCTGGCCCTCAAGAGCCCCGCCGGGTTCGGCTACGCCATCGCCTTCGGTGAACTCGCCGTCGGCCTCGGCACCCTCTTCGGGGTCCTCGGCCGGCTCGCCGCCTTCGGTGGCGCGCTGATCTCGCTGAGCCTGTGGCTGACGGTCAGCTGGCAGTCCACGCCGTACTACTACGGCAACGACCTCGCCTACCTGATGGCATGGCTGCCGCTGGTACTGGCCGGCGCCCCGATGTTCTCCCTCGACGCCCTGTGGGCCTCGCGGCGCCGTCGGATGCGCTGA
- a CDS encoding PspC domain-containing protein: MTPPPAHPVAEPAPPPQTPPAPAAPPARPPLHRAPRQKVVAGVCGGLGRYCDIDPVIFRIVIGVLSVTGGLGLIFYGFAWLLVPMEGEDENEARRLLSGRVDGAALIAVLLALIGCGLFLSMLGNGGTLGFAALLSLAVVGSAVWSQRRRGAVPQGQPLDPAAPRPPVVHTVEAPPETKAPPTPGSPSWWRDPIVKDGTTGPVPTGYLWGPQDAAPRDTAPPGQRYGGYRYGGPVRATRVRGPRSIGGLLFVLALIAVGLGTGLSWHTQPLGTSLQIGLSAALGVFGLGLAVSCLFGRTGFGTIFLTVVTALLLAGAAAVPKDISTQWSRQNWTATSAAAVKPGYTLGNGVGTLDLGKLTVPRGQTVVTSADAGLGRLRVIVPPDATVKVRVSTGFANLRLPGGTSDRFVTDDRAGQRTLPPPAGSRPAGSLVLRLHVDLGQVEVTRAAS; this comes from the coding sequence ATGACTCCGCCGCCCGCCCACCCGGTCGCCGAACCGGCTCCCCCGCCGCAGACGCCGCCCGCGCCGGCCGCGCCGCCCGCACGGCCGCCGCTGCACCGCGCCCCGCGCCAGAAGGTGGTGGCCGGTGTCTGCGGCGGTCTCGGGCGGTACTGCGACATCGACCCGGTCATCTTCCGGATCGTCATCGGCGTGCTGTCGGTGACCGGCGGCCTCGGGCTGATCTTCTACGGCTTCGCCTGGCTGCTCGTCCCCATGGAGGGCGAGGACGAGAACGAGGCGCGCCGGCTGCTGTCGGGCCGGGTCGACGGCGCCGCGCTCATCGCCGTCCTGCTCGCCCTGATCGGCTGCGGTCTGTTCCTGTCGATGCTGGGCAACGGCGGCACGCTCGGCTTCGCCGCGCTGCTGTCGCTCGCCGTCGTCGGCTCCGCCGTCTGGTCCCAGCGCCGCCGCGGCGCCGTACCGCAGGGGCAGCCGCTGGACCCCGCCGCGCCCCGGCCGCCTGTCGTGCACACGGTCGAGGCGCCGCCGGAGACCAAGGCGCCGCCGACGCCTGGCAGCCCGTCGTGGTGGCGGGACCCGATCGTCAAGGACGGTACGACGGGCCCGGTGCCCACCGGCTACCTCTGGGGCCCGCAGGACGCGGCCCCGAGGGACACCGCGCCGCCCGGCCAGCGCTACGGGGGGTACCGGTACGGGGGTCCGGTCCGCGCCACCCGGGTGCGGGGGCCGCGCTCCATCGGCGGTCTGCTCTTCGTGCTCGCGCTGATCGCGGTCGGCCTCGGCACCGGCCTGTCCTGGCACACGCAGCCGCTGGGGACGAGCCTGCAGATCGGGCTGAGCGCGGCGCTCGGCGTCTTCGGTCTCGGTCTCGCCGTGAGCTGCCTCTTCGGCCGTACCGGCTTCGGCACGATTTTCCTGACCGTGGTCACCGCCCTGCTGCTCGCCGGGGCTGCGGCGGTTCCCAAGGACATCAGCACGCAGTGGAGCCGGCAGAACTGGACGGCGACGTCGGCTGCGGCCGTCAAGCCGGGCTACACGCTGGGCAACGGCGTCGGCACGCTCGATCTGGGGAAGCTGACCGTCCCGCGCGGACAGACGGTGGTGACGTCCGCCGATGCCGGTCTTGGCCGGCTCAGGGTGATCGTCCCGCCGGACGCCACGGTGAAGGTGCGCGTCTCCACGGGGTTCGCCAATCTGCGGCTGCCCGGCGGCACGTCCGACCGGTTCGTGACGGACGACCGGGCGGGGCAGCGGACGCTGCCGCCGCCGGCCGGTTCCCGTCCCGCCGGCTCGCTCGTCCTGCGACTCCATGTCGACCTCGGCCAGGTGGAGGTCACTCGTGCCGCGTCATGA
- a CDS encoding C40 family peptidase has protein sequence MAAHRKRKHRPFTGPARRTAATLALAGAATATASGGAAHAEPQLSPAQVKAKVDKLYEEAEAATEKYNGAKVKADSARRSLSSLRDQATRRTERLNTSRNALGSMATAQYRSGGLDPAVQLALSSKPDDYLDSASLAERVGSRQANTLSRVRGELAAIGRLRNQADGDLADLKARQKELADRKTTIQTKLDEARQLLARLSEPQRAAYTQASGAAAPATLTTRASRSMSRSSSQAPARTQAPTSRAAAAVAFAYGALGKPYVWGATGPNSFDCSGLTQAAWRAAGVSLPRTTYTQINAGRRVSRSELAPGDLVFFYSGVSHVGLYIGNGQMIHAPRPGTPVRVAPIDQMPFAGATRPA, from the coding sequence GTGGCAGCGCACCGGAAACGCAAGCACCGCCCGTTCACAGGACCGGCCCGCCGTACCGCCGCCACCCTCGCCCTCGCGGGAGCGGCGACGGCGACGGCCTCGGGCGGAGCGGCGCACGCGGAGCCACAGCTCTCGCCGGCTCAGGTCAAGGCCAAGGTCGACAAGCTGTACGAGGAGGCGGAGGCCGCCACCGAGAAGTACAACGGGGCGAAGGTGAAGGCCGACTCTGCCCGCCGCTCGCTCTCGTCGCTGCGCGACCAGGCGACCCGCAGGACGGAACGGCTCAACACCTCGCGCAACGCGCTGGGTTCGATGGCGACGGCGCAGTACCGCTCGGGCGGCCTCGACCCCGCCGTACAGCTCGCGCTGTCGTCGAAGCCCGACGACTACCTGGACAGCGCGTCACTCGCCGAGCGCGTGGGCTCGCGCCAGGCGAACACGCTCAGCAGGGTCCGCGGGGAACTCGCCGCGATCGGCCGGCTGCGGAACCAGGCCGACGGCGACCTCGCGGACCTGAAGGCCCGGCAGAAGGAACTGGCGGACCGGAAGACCACCATCCAGACGAAGCTGGACGAGGCGCGGCAACTGCTGGCGCGGCTGAGCGAGCCGCAGCGGGCGGCGTACACCCAGGCGTCCGGCGCCGCCGCCCCGGCCACCCTCACGACCCGCGCCAGCCGCTCGATGTCCCGCTCCTCGTCCCAGGCCCCGGCCCGGACGCAGGCGCCGACGTCCCGCGCGGCCGCCGCCGTCGCCTTCGCGTACGGGGCGCTCGGCAAGCCGTACGTGTGGGGCGCGACGGGCCCCAATTCCTTCGACTGCTCGGGGCTGACCCAGGCGGCCTGGCGCGCCGCCGGTGTCTCGCTGCCGCGCACGACGTACACCCAGATCAACGCGGGCCGCCGGGTGTCCCGCTCCGAGCTGGCCCCCGGTGACCTGGTCTTCTTCTACTCCGGGGTCAGTCATGTCGGGCTCTACATCGGCAACGGCCAGATGATCCACGCCCCGCGCCCCGGCACCCCGGTCCGGGTGGCCCCGATCGACCAGATGCCCTTCGCGGGCGCGACCCGCCCGGCCTGA
- a CDS encoding cupin domain-containing protein, whose protein sequence is MADNISPLVALLGLEQHVEGGWFKETWRTPTAATPPGYPGERAFATGIYFLLHPGERSRRHKVRSDELWLWHSGGPLRLHIGGTDDDASSAEPHILGPSVEAGEQPQLLVPAGAWQSAEPVGTEPTLVSCVVAPGFDFTDFTLDENDPA, encoded by the coding sequence ATGGCAGACAACATCTCACCGCTGGTCGCGCTCCTCGGTCTCGAACAGCACGTCGAGGGCGGCTGGTTCAAGGAAACCTGGCGCACCCCGACGGCCGCGACCCCGCCCGGCTACCCGGGCGAGCGCGCCTTCGCGACCGGCATCTACTTCCTGCTGCACCCCGGCGAGCGCTCCCGCCGCCACAAGGTGCGCTCCGACGAACTGTGGCTCTGGCACAGCGGAGGCCCGCTGCGGCTGCACATCGGCGGCACGGACGACGACGCGTCGTCGGCGGAGCCGCACATCCTCGGCCCGTCGGTCGAGGCGGGCGAACAGCCCCAACTGCTGGTGCCGGCAGGCGCCTGGCAGTCGGCCGAACCGGTCGGCACGGAACCGACGCTGGTCTCGTGTGTGGTGGCCCCGGGCTTCGACTTCACGGACTTCACCCTCGACGAGAACGACCCGGCCTGA
- a CDS encoding C40 family peptidase: protein MPALSSHRKTRSRTGIRAGSPAVGLTTAAIASVTLLSSQSAYAAPRDPKPSVEEVQKKVDDLYRQAGSATEQYNKAKESTDKQRKTVDQVLDQVAARADKVNEARRALGMFATAQYREGAVSGTAALMFSDSPQQFFEQSQLMSRVTDRQQAAVSDFQDQQTAAAEKRAEATKQLATLTASQTSLRTSKVQVQQKLGAARTLLSKLTKEEKERLAALERKKEDEARRKAEAKAKAEARARAEAAKAAKKPAATGSGTGSGTGSTGSSAGSSGGATTGYAAKAAKVLAFARSQIGKPYVWGATGPSSYDCSGLTQAAWRAAGVELPRTTYDQVNVGTRVATDDLLPGDLVFFYDDISHVGIYIGDGMMIHAPKPGANVREESIYYMPIYGSVRPA, encoded by the coding sequence ATGCCGGCCTTGTCGTCGCATCGCAAAACGCGCAGCCGCACCGGAATTCGCGCGGGTTCGCCCGCCGTCGGGCTCACCACCGCGGCCATCGCCTCGGTCACCCTGCTCTCCTCGCAGAGCGCGTACGCGGCACCACGCGACCCGAAGCCGTCCGTCGAAGAGGTGCAGAAGAAGGTCGACGACCTTTACCGGCAGGCCGGTTCGGCCACCGAGCAGTACAACAAGGCGAAGGAGTCGACGGACAAGCAGCGCAAGACCGTCGACCAGGTGCTGGACCAGGTCGCCGCACGCGCCGACAAGGTCAACGAGGCCCGCCGCGCGCTGGGGATGTTCGCGACGGCCCAGTACCGCGAGGGCGCGGTCTCGGGCACGGCGGCGCTGATGTTCTCCGACAGCCCCCAGCAGTTCTTCGAGCAGAGCCAGCTGATGTCCCGGGTGACCGACCGCCAGCAGGCGGCCGTCTCCGACTTCCAGGATCAGCAGACAGCCGCGGCCGAGAAGCGCGCCGAGGCGACGAAGCAGCTCGCGACGCTGACCGCGTCGCAGACCTCGCTGCGCACCAGCAAGGTGCAGGTCCAGCAGAAGCTCGGCGCCGCACGCACGCTGCTGTCGAAGCTGACCAAGGAGGAGAAGGAGCGGCTCGCCGCGCTGGAGCGCAAGAAGGAGGACGAGGCGCGCCGCAAGGCCGAGGCCAAGGCGAAGGCGGAGGCGCGCGCGAGGGCGGAGGCGGCGAAGGCCGCGAAGAAGCCCGCCGCCACCGGGTCGGGCACCGGCTCCGGCACGGGCTCCACCGGCTCCTCGGCCGGTTCGAGCGGCGGTGCCACCACCGGTTACGCCGCCAAGGCCGCCAAGGTGCTCGCCTTCGCCCGCTCACAGATCGGCAAGCCGTACGTGTGGGGCGCGACGGGCCCCAGCTCGTACGACTGCTCGGGGCTGACCCAGGCCGCCTGGCGGGCGGCCGGCGTCGAGCTGCCCCGTACGACGTACGACCAGGTGAACGTGGGCACGCGCGTCGCGACGGACGATCTGCTCCCCGGCGACCTGGTCTTCTTCTACGACGACATCAGCCACGTCGGCATCTACATCGGCGACGGCATGATGATCCACGCGCCGAAGCCGGGTGCGAACGTCCGCGAGGAGTCGATCTACTACATGCCGATCTACGGCAGCGTGCGCCCCGCCTGA